A single window of Caldimicrobium thiodismutans DNA harbors:
- a CDS encoding hydrogenase maturation protease, with translation MAKVLILGLGNILLRDEGLGVKLLQELEKEFLFPEEVILHDGGTGAFFLLPYLFSAEKVIIIDAVKSGNSPGTILFEPLSALPRDTLEKISLHEIGLPDLLRILEFAGKNFEEIFLAGIEPKNLEVGLELSEEVKRAIPELKEKILSLLKEWGISFQRVSKAP, from the coding sequence ATGGCCAAAGTTTTAATCCTTGGACTTGGAAATATTCTTTTAAGAGATGAGGGGCTCGGGGTAAAGCTCCTTCAGGAACTTGAAAAGGAATTTCTCTTCCCTGAAGAAGTTATCCTCCACGATGGGGGAACAGGGGCTTTTTTTCTACTTCCTTATCTTTTTTCCGCAGAAAAGGTGATCATCATTGATGCGGTAAAATCAGGAAATTCCCCAGGAACTATCCTTTTTGAACCTCTTTCAGCTCTACCCAGGGATACCTTAGAAAAAATTTCCCTTCACGAAATAGGTCTTCCTGATCTCTTAAGAATTCTTGAATTTGCAGGAAAAAATTTTGAAGAAATTTTTCTTGCAGGAATTGAACCCAAAAATCTTGAGGTTGGGCTTGAGTTATCCGAGGAAGTAAAACGGGCAATACCTGAACTAAAGGAAAAAATCCTTTCTCTCTTAAAGGAATGGGGTATTTCCTTTCAGAGAGTAAGTAAAGCTCCATAA